One genomic region from Leptolyngbyaceae cyanobacterium JSC-12 encodes:
- a CDS encoding 2-amino-4-hydroxy-6-hydroxymethyldihydropteridine pyrophosphokinase (IMG reference gene:2510094708~PFAM: 7,8-dihydro-6-hydroxymethylpterin-pyrophosphokinase (HPPK)~TIGRFAM: 2-amino-4-hydroxy-6-hydroxymethyldihydropteridine pyrophosphokinase), producing MKHCAIALGSNLGDSLQTLETAVGTLATTPEIIVEAQSHWYRTAAVGPPQPDYLNGCVIIQTMLTPHALLETLLTIEKQFGRVRRERWGPRTLDLDLLLFDDLVLEIPGLQIPHPRMTERAFVLVPLAEIAPNWIEPVSGKAIAQLVQAVDCSEVHQMNCC from the coding sequence TTGAAACACTGTGCGATCGCACTAGGAAGTAATCTTGGAGATTCTTTGCAAACCTTAGAAACTGCTGTAGGCACACTGGCGACTACTCCTGAAATTATCGTAGAAGCCCAATCCCATTGGTATCGCACGGCAGCAGTCGGTCCCCCCCAGCCTGATTATTTAAATGGGTGTGTCATTATCCAAACAATGCTTACCCCTCATGCTTTGCTGGAAACCTTGTTAACCATTGAAAAACAATTTGGACGAGTGCGGCGAGAACGTTGGGGACCTCGCACGTTAGACCTGGATCTGTTGCTGTTTGATGACCTGGTGTTAGAAATACCCGGTTTGCAAATTCCACATCCCCGCATGACAGAGCGTGCTTTTGTGCTGGTTCCTCTGGCAGAAATTGCCCCAAATTGGATCGAGCCAGTTTCGGGAAAAGCGATCGCGCAACTCGTTCAGGCGGTAGACTGTTCAGAAGTTCATCAAATGAATTGCTGCTAG
- a CDS encoding deoxyribodipyrimidine photolyase (IMG reference gene:2510094706~PFAM: FAD binding domain of DNA photolyase; DNA photolyase~TIGRFAM: deoxyribodipyrimidine photo-lyase, 8-HDF type) codes for MADLILFWHRRDLRLADNVGLAAARQRSSKVVGVFCLDPTILQRDDVAPVRVSYMLGCLQSLQEGYAKVGSQLLIVKTLPQKGIVNLATTLNARAVFWNQDVEPYSRARDRTVAAALREQGIEACPFWDQLLHAPKDITTGSGQPYTVYTPFWRNWSSKEKSQPLDTLAQVTGLTAKEQELASQAGAIELPTAPDLGFIWTAPFVIEPGEAGASVKLEEFCNRAIAEYQEQRNFPAYPGTSQLSAALKFGAIGIRTVWAATLAAMEQSRSNEARDSIRTWQQELAWREFYQHALYFFPELADGPYRQVFKHFPWENREDRFQAWCEGRTGYPIVDAAMRQLKEIGWMHNRCRMIVASFLTKDLLVDHRWGEKYFMQKLIDGDLAANNGGWQWSTSSGMDPKPLRIFNPASQAKKFDPEAEYIREWIPELRSVDTEVLVSGKIPSAERDRCGYPEAIVDHNVQQRRFKELYQRQKVGHKGERKNEEDEEDRVEE; via the coding sequence ATGGCTGATTTAATTCTGTTTTGGCATCGACGGGATTTACGACTTGCAGACAATGTAGGCTTGGCAGCCGCCCGCCAACGTAGTTCAAAGGTTGTGGGTGTATTCTGTCTCGATCCCACCATTTTGCAGCGAGATGATGTGGCTCCAGTGCGAGTGAGCTACATGCTGGGCTGTTTGCAATCATTGCAGGAAGGATACGCCAAGGTAGGTAGCCAATTATTGATTGTGAAGACACTTCCTCAAAAAGGGATTGTTAATCTGGCGACAACACTTAATGCTAGAGCAGTGTTTTGGAATCAGGATGTAGAACCGTATAGCAGAGCGCGCGATCGCACCGTTGCTGCTGCGTTACGAGAACAAGGCATTGAAGCGTGTCCATTTTGGGATCAACTCTTGCACGCACCGAAGGACATCACTACTGGTTCTGGACAGCCTTACACAGTCTACACTCCCTTCTGGCGCAACTGGAGCAGCAAGGAAAAAAGCCAACCCTTGGATACCCTGGCTCAGGTAACAGGCTTAACGGCAAAGGAGCAGGAACTTGCCAGTCAGGCTGGTGCAATTGAGTTACCCACAGCCCCAGATCTTGGGTTTATCTGGACAGCACCATTTGTGATCGAGCCAGGTGAAGCAGGCGCATCTGTCAAACTGGAGGAGTTTTGCAATCGCGCGATTGCTGAGTATCAAGAACAACGCAACTTTCCTGCTTATCCTGGTACGTCTCAATTAAGTGCTGCATTGAAATTTGGCGCGATCGGGATTCGCACCGTCTGGGCTGCTACTCTGGCAGCAATGGAGCAAAGCCGTAGCAACGAAGCTCGTGATAGCATCCGCACCTGGCAGCAAGAGCTGGCATGGCGCGAGTTTTACCAGCATGCCCTATATTTTTTCCCGGAACTGGCAGATGGACCTTATCGGCAAGTTTTCAAACACTTTCCCTGGGAAAACCGGGAAGACCGCTTTCAGGCTTGGTGTGAAGGGCGCACAGGGTATCCCATTGTGGATGCTGCCATGCGTCAACTCAAGGAAATTGGCTGGATGCACAACCGCTGCCGCATGATCGTGGCTAGCTTTTTGACTAAGGATTTGCTGGTAGACCATCGCTGGGGCGAGAAATACTTTATGCAAAAGCTGATTGATGGCGATCTTGCCGCGAATAATGGCGGCTGGCAGTGGAGTACTTCCAGCGGCATGGACCCCAAACCGTTGCGAATTTTCAATCCTGCCAGTCAGGCAAAGAAATTTGACCCGGAAGCCGAATACATCCGCGAGTGGATTCCAGAACTGCGGAGTGTGGATACAGAAGTGTTAGTGTCTGGCAAAATCCCATCGGCTGAGCGCGATCGCTGCGGCTATCCAGAAGCGATTGTTGATCACAATGTGCAGCAACGACGGTTTAAGGAACTCTACCAGCGGCAGAAGGTAGGGCACAAGGGAGAGAGGAAGAATGAGGAGGATGAGGAAGATAGGGTAGAGGAGTAA
- a CDS encoding NTP pyrophosphohydrolase (IMG reference gene:2510094707~PFAM: NUDIX domain) — MPFGPEPPQLLKQRFLYRGRKFAFEANRLRLPNKAEGEWECVRHPGGALAVPVTPDGKLVLVRQYRFTARGRILEFPAGTLEPDESPDETIKREIEEETGYRSDRWQKLGEFFVAPGYSDEIIHAFLAQDLELLENPPEHDIDEDLTVVLMTPQEVESAIYSGELSDAKSICSFMLARPFLQPS; from the coding sequence ATGCCTTTTGGTCCTGAGCCTCCTCAACTGTTGAAACAACGGTTCCTTTATCGTGGACGCAAGTTTGCATTTGAAGCCAATCGGTTACGGTTACCCAATAAAGCGGAAGGAGAATGGGAATGTGTGCGTCATCCTGGTGGAGCCTTGGCAGTCCCCGTAACGCCAGATGGCAAACTGGTATTAGTGCGGCAATATCGATTTACAGCACGAGGACGCATCCTCGAATTCCCAGCAGGAACGCTGGAACCGGATGAAAGCCCAGATGAAACTATCAAGCGTGAAATTGAAGAAGAAACAGGCTATCGCAGCGATCGCTGGCAAAAATTAGGAGAGTTTTTTGTTGCTCCTGGTTACTCGGACGAAATTATCCACGCTTTTTTAGCGCAAGACCTAGAACTATTGGAAAATCCACCCGAACACGATATTGATGAAGACTTGACAGTGGTTCTGATGACTCCGCAAGAAGTGGAAAGCGCTATTTACTCTGGAGAATTGTCTGACGCCAAATCCATTTGTAGCTTCATGCTGGCACGTCCGTTTTTACAACCCAGTTGA